The Euphorbia lathyris chromosome 3, ddEupLath1.1, whole genome shotgun sequence genome contains a region encoding:
- the LOC136222001 gene encoding calcium-dependent protein kinase 6-like: MLLFRAMWTAGLILYILLIGVPPFWAEMKQGMFDAVLNGYIDFDSDLWPIISNSGNDLIRKMRNSRPSERLTTHQVLSESLSEEEIAGLRGYGSTMKDIEICDLMMRRRARSATACGVRRYRGRRGLV; encoded by the exons ATGTTACTCTTCAGAGCTATGTGGACTGCTGGgcttattttgtatatattgcTAATTGGAGTTCCACCATTTTGGGCTG AAATGAAGCAAGGAATGTTTGATGCAGTATTAAATGGATATATCGATTTTGACTCAGACCTTTGGCCTATAATATCAAACAGTGGCAATGATCTCATCAGGAAGATGCGTAACTCTCGACCTTCAGAACGATTGACCACTCATCAAGTGTTAT CTGAAAGCCTTTCCGAGGAGGAGATTGCTGGTTTGAGAGGATATGGTTCTACGATGAAGGATATAGAAATTTGTGATCTTATGATGCG CCGAAGAGCAAGGTCAGCTACAGCTTGTGGAGTGAGAAGATATCGAGGACGAAGAGGACTTGTTTGA
- the LOC136223513 gene encoding uncharacterized protein isoform X2, with amino-acid sequence MIALENKETLQRSCEASLKCLLTKGFSYGNSIDSFSELKEEISAHPAADVVEPVHSVSSEFLDLPPEYHNKPTYHHDFGSWSTFYPDSQKVQQCQMNCFESHIHPFPVDSRFQYANAPFNIYSHGYPYDFQLQDFQYFVVIDFEATCDRERNTHPQEIIEFPSVIVSSVTGQLEACFQTYVRPTCNQHLSDFCKDLTGIQQIQLSIAEAREREGNFFPPTIENDRSPGILLSWCFAGFFRGGLAY; translated from the exons ATGATAGCCCTTGAAAATAAAG AAACTCTTCAAAGGAGCTGCGAGGCATCCTTAAAATGCCTTCTGACCAAGGGATTCTCTTATGGGAATTCCATTGATAGCTTTTCAGAGCTTAAAGAAGAAATCAGTGCTCATCCAGCTGCAGATGTAGTGGAACCAGTTCACTCAGTGAGCAGTGAATTTCTTGACCTTCCTCCTGAATATCACAATAAACCCACCTACCATCATGATTTTGGCTCGTGGTCAACCTTTTATCCAGACTCTCAAAAGGTGCAGCAGTGCCAAATGAATTGCTTTGAGAGCCATATTCATCCCTTCCCAGTTGATTCTCGGTTTCAGTATGCAAATGCCCCGTTCAATATATATTCCCATGGATACCCATATGACTTCCAGCTTCAAGATTTTCAGTATTTTGTGGTCATAGACTTTGAGGCTACATGTGACAGGGAAAGAAATACCCATCCACAGGAGATAATTGAGTTTCCATCTGTCATCGTGAGTAGTGTTACTGGCCAACTAGAAGCATGTTTCCAAACATATGTGAGGCCAACTTGCAATCAACACCTTTCTGATTTCTGCAAGGATCTGACTGGTATCCAACAAATCCAG ctATCGATCGCTGAAGCAAGAGAAAGAGAAGGGAATTTCTTCCCCCCCACAATCGAGAACGATCGCTCCCCAG GAATTTTGCTTTCATGGTGCTTTGCTGGGTTTTTTCGCGGTGGTTTGGCATATTAA
- the LOC136223513 gene encoding uncharacterized protein isoform X1, whose amino-acid sequence MTNNIALPVGFQFSPTDEELLGLFLSQRENLPPFYPIQVADVYADKEPWLLFDKDVQQIHYVFVELKRKTIKSKMAKRACNSVQFGSTNQGAIEKIGNQQEANPTEARRLLQNSAAQSNLLSGDLDIRFNLSNQGAIEEIGNQQKENLTDTEACRSLQPSTAQSNPLSGDVDVQFNFRNQGATEEIGNQQVANATELTESELWRLLQHSVVPCNPLSNDVDVGTLLDTTIDWRPCDNFGDESSIPLDDNVAIQGYQQFIKLHSRINQFNCNLR is encoded by the exons ATGACAAACAATATTGCTCTTCCTGTTGGGTTTCAATTCAGTCCCACTGATGAAGAACTTCTCGGACTATTTCTTTCTCAAAGGGAAAACTTGCCCCCTTTTTACCCTATCCAAGTTGCCGATGTTTACGCTGACAAAGAGCCATGGCTGCTTTTCGATAAAGATGTGCAACAGATACATTATGTCTTTGTCGAGTTAAAGAGGAAGACTATTAAAAGTAAAATGGCTAAAAGGGCTTGCAATTCTGTCCAATTCGGTTCCACTAACCAAG GTGCCATTGAAAAAATTGGAAATCAACAAGAAGCAAATCCAACGGAAGCTCGTAGGTTATTGCAAAATTCAGCTGCCCAATCCAATCTCTTGAGTGGTGATCTGGATATCCGATTCAATTTGAGTAACCAAG GTGCGATTGAAGAAATTGGAaatcaacaaaaagaaaatctaACAGACACAGAAGCTTGCAGATCATTGCAACCTTCAACTGCCCAATCCAATCCCTTGAGTGGTGATGTGGATGTCCAGTTCAATTTCCGTAACCAAG GTGCTACTGAAGAAATTGGAAATCAACAAGTAGCAAATGCAACAGAATTAACGGAATCAGAACTTTGGAGATTATTGCAACATTCAGTTGTCCCATGCAATCCGTTGAGTAATGATGTAGATGTTGGAACTCTGTTGGACACAACTATTGATTGGAGACCATGCGATAATTTTGGGGATGAATCATCAATTCCGTTGGACGACAACGTTGCAATTCAAGGATATCAACAGTTTATTAAATTGCACAGTAGAATTAATCAATTCAATTGTAATTTGCGATAA